The genomic DNA caagtttgagccaacatccgtcggaataaatccaggattttgatgtcggaatgtccgctcgtctgtacgtggcattagaattggcatgctgcaatataataaatacttgcttttgggtttattacagcTTTCAATCTTTTAGTAGCAGGAATAAAATTGCCAGTGTAGCCTCAGGCCAATACTTATCTATAGAATAGTCCAAACTTTTTGCACTGAAAGCCACAAAAGACTTCTCAGCCTTTTCCTATTTTAGCCTTTTAATTTTAGAATAGGTTGCATTCTTTAACAGAGAAAATATTATCATAGTGTGAAATGCCTCGTGTTTTTAATGGATACGTGTGAAGCTCTTGTTCAGGTCTATGGCTCTTTAAGGGTCATTCTCCTTGCACGCATATTAGGATGTTAGGTTTGGGAGGCACAGGATTGGTTTTTCCCTGGTGTGCAGAACTCAGGAAGAATAGGCGGAGCTTCCAATGGTCAGTGCTGGATTACTAGACACCTGGCTGACTGCTTTCTGCATACACTATCTGTCTTTGTAGGCACTTTGCAGAGAGaatctgtgtctctgtgtgttcaGCAGCATGATTCCCTTGCTCAGCCGAGCTGtgctttttctttttgtctttgtaCTGGTGGCTGTTCATGGAACTCATTACAGGATGTATGGATACCCCATTCAAAGGAGCTACATCTTCCCTCCTCCTCTGGTTCATGGCAGTGCAGTTCTACCAGTGCCCAGACCCGGTGTGTTAGCCAGTCCTCCTCATGCTGGCAATGTTCGTCTCAAGCCAGACACCAGGACACTACAAGTAAACCAACCAACAGGTAGGTGCACCAAGCCTTGAACAGGATTGTTATGACTGCTGCAAATCAAAATGGCCAAGATGGTAGAACACTTGCCAGCTGTTCATTGGGTTGTcccttatatttattaaaaatctttCTAAAGTTTTCTCACCCTGTGTCCAAATGATAAAAACCTTATCAGCTGAAGAATCTGTAGAAGAATACTGTCCaagattcaaattaaaaaaaaactcctttaaACTGGTGTCTAAAATCCAACCCTGTTTCTTCTTATCAGGTAGAGTTTTTGTCACCAAGCAACCTGAACTTTCACATTTGGCCTTAAAATGCATGTCCAACACACAACTAATCTTGGGCAGTTGTGCCAAATGCCGCAATACCAGGCCTCTTAATTGTTTATTACAATAATATTCAACATTTTATTTGGGCTaatttcacacttgtacaactccaaagtctCCAGACTATGTAACTGTTATGCAACTTTGTATAggtgcgacttggatgtgacttgctGTCCCTCTGCAAATTCagacccactgttgcatgtaaaacattcaaatacgactttcatgcaaccttTGAGagataacattgaagtctatggccctcaagttgcataaaAATCGGACCAAAGAAGTGCATTATTATTTTGAAGTCACTGCAATcttaagttgcacatatatgaatagttctcattggaaaacatggggttcAGTGGTTATCAAGCAGGGTTCATAGGGTTCCTTCAGATAATGCCATGGGTTCCTTGAATGATGAACAATTTCTTCTTCTCAGGTATgtaaccaatgacaccaatgatctttttagttatctgtaaggggcattcttcccactgatcacacatgtgagaagcattcttcccattgaccaccccATTAATGTACAATGAGCTGTTGATACAGTAATTGTTGGgagaggttccctgagaccggaacatTCTGTTAAGGGTTCCTCTatattaaaaaggttgagaaaggctgcactacAGGATTAAATGACTCACTGGCTACCATACCTCACGTAATCTGCAACCAAGAAATCCCTGTTCTCAGGTTTGCCCACTCAATAAAATCATCATGTAGATCTTTCCATTCATAttgtgtttttcatttattttagatTGCAAGGAAAACTTAGTTCTGGAATCCCTGACAAACATTAAAGATCAATAAACAAACTTCAATTCATCAGTGTCTACCCAATAAAATATTAGTTTTGGATGAATTGACTTTTTACATCATCTGGGAAGTTTAATCCAATTACTTCAATTCCTGGCTTAACTAACTTTTGGCAATTGTATGTATTACTAATATCTAGGAGGAAATGTTGCTTCATTAACTATTCCAGCCAGATTAGCGCACAAATTCAATGGGTTTGCTGCTCTCTAAATTTATCTGGCACATTATGAATAATAGTCTCCCAATAACCACTATCTTCCCAAAATAGGACAAATCTTTTCCTCAATGATAGGATGGAGGTTTGAGTTTAAGGGGATGCAGGGTTCGCCTTGAATTCTACCTGTTTACAGTTCAGCAAACAGGTGAGGGAAACAGTCTGTTTGCCCCTCTGCTGCATTGAAACTCCAGCTGTGCATTTATATGGCTACACAGACACACCTGTATACATAATACTGGAACCCGTCAAAGGTAGTGCTGTAGGTGCAGTAATAAATACACATTCAAAACTATTTAGATGAGGCTTTATGTTTGGCCCTGGATGGTAACCGATTTCTCTATTGAGGTAACTGGGCATTCttcttaaggctctgtttccactagtgcgaattgtcatgcgactttggacacaagtcgcatgacaagtcacagcccattgattttaatggcaccCGTTCCAAACTTTGCGacctaaagttgcagcgactttgaaaagttttctgcactactttgatgcaactttcttgccacttgagtgccagagagtgtaaagttgcatcaaagttgcaacttaacaaaaatggtgaaaggtctgggggataaaacatattgagagtgacttcaggaacttaatatgtacagtctggaggaaagcagggaaaggggagacatgactgaaacctttaaatacatcaaggggtgaATAAGATTCAGGAAGGcagtttttttcaatatgaaactaaAATCAAGAACACGAGGACATGACCTCAAACCAACTAGAGAAAAGTtcactgaaagggtagttgatgcttggaataaacttcaaGCAGAGGTAGTGaaccagtcaacagtaaatggcttcaaacatgcttgggataaacatagatctatacttagacaataaagttaacaaaagaaaaaaaaaaaaaaaaacataaaaagaaaaacaaatgggcagactcgatggtcTTTTTccgccatcacttttctatgtttctaagttcgactccaaagttgcactcgAAATCTTGTGACTTTGAAGTCACACTAGTGGTAATGGAGCCTAAATCATGTTTATCTTTTCCACAAAAATGACAATTTCTGTAGCAGGTCTGAAAAGAGAGTCAAGAGATACTAGCAGATTTTATCCATCCATATGTACAGTATGTGGAttatttaaagggcaactccataCATGACTGATATTTCAGCCTATAGATTGACGAGATCAAGGTTAATCTTTTTTAGttgtctcttgtttctggaccCATGGTCTCTTGTGTTTCAAGATCAGAGGCTTATTTGGTGTTAGAAGGATCACTTTacagtttagatttttttttttttattgtggataaTGCAGCAAAAGTTGTAAAACCTCTTGTTGCAACAGAGAAGTTACACCCTAAACTGGGTGGTAATTTGACACAATGGCATAAATTAGTATATTACTACAATAGTATATTAGTATATTACTATACTAGTATATTAGTATATTAGGGAACACCACTAATTAGCTATAAACTTTTAGAAAAACTATTCAAAGATAATCTGTGGTTGCtgaccatctctctctctcactgatcTGATTACAATAAAATGATGCCCTATTGGCTGTTATGGGTTATTGCTCTTTACACATTACCATTGCTTATTGCACTGCCCTACTATATATTCCAACATTTCCAATGGAATAATAAGAGTAGAATTACTACCCCAAAGAGCTAGATTGTACAATATTAAATAAAAAGACAGTAATGAATATCATTCTATAAACATGTTTATATAAATACTTATTTTTTAATTGCCTGTTGCataaatttttatgtttttatttataacaTTTAAGCCATCATAGTTGTATCACTATAATCTTTACTGGGCAAAGTCATTTTTAGCTTTTTAGCATTTATTAAAGGTGTTGTTAAGATTTAGAAAAATAATCCCCACTTTAagttttcatatttatatttttaaatatattggaCAGCTATGTAGGTCCTTCTGAAAGATACAGTATGTGATGTACTGCTATAGAAACCTGGCTACTTGAGGTTTTTttgtatattacattttattaaatatttagcACGGGTTACATTCAGAAAGCACATTGTCTGGGATAACATGATCCCATATACCATAAACTTTCCTTCAGAACAGTTCCTACAGACTGAAAATAAAATCAATATGAATATGCACTACCACCTGTTCATCAAGAACATCTATAGCATGGTTACCAGTGTTTCCCATATACGAAAGaactgcccagaaaaaaaaaagaagggagagaaaaaaaacatacacatatctatctatctggggggggggaggggctctttcCCAACCAAAGAATGATCCTCTAATGGTCCCTCTGAAAGATACAGTATATGATGTACTAGTATAGTAACCTGGCTACTTgagttgtatgttttttttctttggggtggggggcaattACTTTAATAATCAACCCTTGTGAAGGGAGGTTGatcttattttcattattattggcAGCACTGGAGTGAGATGGTCTAACAACTGGATGGACCTTAGAATGGCAACTAAGCATTATATGTtgatgttacatatatatatatatacatatatatatatatatatatatatatatatatatatatatatatatatatatataacattcaatgcatttttattatttggatGAAAGTGTTCTACTTTTATTTCTAAGCTCCAAACATACATGAATAATAGGTAGTAATGAAGTGCATTCAAGAAGTAGAGAGAATGAGTTGATTGTGTGAACAGATGCAGACAGTGTGTCTTTCAAGAAGAGCCAAGTTTCCTTCTAAAGACAAATGTTTACATTCAACAGGAGAAGTAAAAACGCCAATGATAGATAGTTGAACTCTGAGCAAGTCTCACCATTTGGATAATGCAGCTCCCAAAGGTCCCTCCAATACCAGCTTAGTAGGGAATCACTGGAGGGCAAAGTTTCTCGCCAagattgctgtttttttgtttctgcCACACACTGGCATTCAGTAGTTGTACAGTCTGCAGGAATATTATAGCCATACATTATGCTATACTATAATACTGTACTACTAGAACATATAAGTTGACTTGAATGGGCTATGTTTTTTTAAGATCTTTGTTTATAAGATAAGTGGGAGCTGTCCAAAATGCTAATGTATTAAGCACCTGTCCTGGAGACTATCCAACCTTATGTGCTTAAAAAATGAAAACCTAAGTCTGGTTTCTGCCTCCCATTGGTTCAGTTCCActgcctttaataaaaaaaaaaaaaaaagcatacatacccttttcccttccttctgtagtaggggggcaactataaaaatgcaattttatatatatatatatatatctatatatatatatatagatatatatatatatatcctggggccctttactaagatccctttcacatgttctgcagtgagctcccttcctattgtattgggccccccccccagggtggcagaaaacaagagatatatgtcaccagcataccaagaaaacataagggtccaaagcagtgggagaactatcagagttgcaaaggttgtcttgcctccgggccctggtgttctgccactgtggggttccccagcctcctcttgctgtcctgcccctgctattgacagttctggtctggcatctcttggaatttacaggctggttctcctgtcctaagtacaggagaaatcagtctgctttttcagtaactgagagtcctggtggagtccttcctgcaactcgctcttctccctgccaatgaggatgcaggggaaggagcagatcaggcggctgtggttgtgtgagcactcgcattatgcagtgtcagcgagcagagggagggaggaggaatcacccgcaggagttgactggggacgctctccctcttagacattgccttttggtaaaaaaataaaaataaaaataaattttaagctgggggggcacatggtggggcacagcataatgttggaggGGTCAgggtcccctctgcccccccccagggacgccattgcacATGACCTCATGGATCCTCGTCCTCAATGACTAGAGGATGGCTCCTGAATGTGGCAGAGATCAGCACTAAGATAGAAAGATGTGGCACCATTCCCTGTGCATTTTCCATGTCCCCAGGGACAGGTCCAAGACTAGTTGACCACCTggactcacaggaagtgggttgaatgacatcAGGCATCATTCAACTTGGAGGAGAACCAGTGCAGACCCTTGGATTGGTAAGTCCATGGGAGACAGCAAAGGAGGGGGTAAGTATTGCATCCAGAGctgctttttatgtttttaaaaaagccCAGGCTCTGTTTTGAATTGAGGTTTAAGATTACAGTGGCTAAACTGATATCTTATTTTCCTATTTTGTCCATCAACTGGAacagtatcaccagaccagtgAGCCTGACTTCTGTGTGTAAATGGTTAAAAGTATACTATACAAAATCTATAGTAGCAAACAATCTAGTACCAATAAATCAGCATGGTCTTGTTTAAAATAGGTTGTGTAACTAACAAGATCAGTTTTTATGAGAAGGCAACctcaagtcatatatattttagaACTTGctaaagcttttttttgtttttcatactaGCCTTCCTTGTTTCTAGGATGTGAAAGCTGCTGGACACCCACTCCCAGCATTACAGGAGCGAAAAACAAGTTTGCATTTTCTCATTGAATATAAAGCGTTATCTAATTGTACAAGATGGAGAGGTGGGGCGATCATGGGGGTGATCTCCAccaattagagaacactttgcattcattgagaaaatgcaaagttcTCTTTGAATGGCACTTGTGCCAAGTAAGTGACTGCCTGTGTTCACTAAGTATCAGGGCATCCACTCAGTATGGGAgttggaagctagtggagatcgctGGATCTTGGTCCAAGCTGCATCAAGGCAACTATGTAAAAACTGCCATACCTAAATTTCAGCTTTACTTCACTGTCCATTCTAATTAAGTTTATAATAAAACAGCTACTTTCATAATTACAAGCCCCAAGTATAGATTTTTTACATGGATTGCTCTTTTCTCTAAGATTGCCAGAGGAGGAGTCACCCCATCACAAGGCATTTTGCAAGCTGAGCACTTCTATTCTTAAAGTGAactgaagagaacctgtcaccaggaCAGGTGTCCTCACTGGAAATTCTCCTCTACCTCTTGCTCCTAGCTGGAAGAGTTTTGGAATTCCCATCACATTTTGTCTTGCTGAAAAGAATATTAAAGGGCAaatcagacagcaaaaaaaaaaaagaagggttctGACCCTTCCTGGTTTATCCAAAACTTAAACCAAATTGTCCTTAAATACACCTTAAATCAATTTGTTAGTGGTCTAGGAATGTCCTAAATCTGCTTACCCCAAAAGGGGTCACTTGGGAACATCCTGGTGAGGTGACACCAAATACTACAGAAAAAGTGTAATATGTATGGGTTTAAAATTAACAATGGATGAAGTAGGAGTGGTCCATGTAAAAGTTAGGGAGGAAGACCAAAAATGCGTATCCTAATATGGTGAGTAAGACCCATTTTGAATTGTGCATACTTCAGTTCTCCAGAATTTGGGGGTTCCCGGATGGCTTTCAGCAGCAGATTGAAGTAATTGCCAAGGATCAGCACCCAGAGGTGACTACTTTGCTTCTGCAAATTTACTTTAGTAGGTCAACTGTAATGGCAGGTGCACTTTATACAGAGCATAGTAATGTATGGCCTGAAGTATAAAGTGAGGCAAAGTGCACCTCAGTTGCCAACGATTAAAAAAAACACCAGAAACACCTATTTTAGTTGTGTGTCTAGCAAGCCATTGTAGGAGGAAAATGTACTTTAATTAGGAGTGGGCATTCATTTAAAATGGACGTAGTTCTACAAGAGACCTACTgtataatttaattttaaaatactgtatatacatatataatatcaaattatttatgtatttgtttagctaACTACAACTTTTAGTCTTTGCAGTCTATGTATCAAAAATCATGTGTAAAAAAATTAGGCCCTAATAAAATGTACAACATAGTgaatacagtgcaggggtcaagagtataaCGTACAACATAGAATATACAATACAGGGGACAAGAGTATAACTTACAACATATCATATACAATACAGGGGTCAAGAGTATAACATACAACATAGCATATGCAATACAGGGGTCAAGAGTATAACGTACAACATAGCCTATActgtgaaggggtcaggagtataatgtgCAACATAtcatatacagtgcaggggtcaggagtgttgcATAAAATATAGtctatatagtgcaggggtcaggagtataatatacaacatTGCATATATaggacaggggtcaggagtataacatACAACATTGCATATATaggacaggggtcaggagtataacatacaacatagcatatacagtacaggggttaggagtataacatataacatagcatatacagtgcaggtgtcaggagcaTAATGTATAACAAGGCGTATACGGTACAGGGGGTTAATCATTACAGTGcccttttacagtgcagtcccttttatatcacagtgtcccctttagAGTGcatcccctttatatcacagtgtcccctttagAGTGCagcccctttatatcacagtgaccCCTTTagagtgcagtcccctttatatcaccaTTAatccctttacagagcagtccccttttAGATCAcattgccccctttacagagcagtcccatTTTAGATCAcattgccccctttacagagcagtccccgttTCGATCAcattgccccctttacagagcagtcccctttaagatcacattgccccctttacagagcagtccccttttAGATCAcattgccccctttacagagcagtccccttttAGATCAcattgccccctttacagagcagtccccgttTCGATCAcattgccccctttacagagcagtcccctttaagatcacattgccccctttacagagcagtccccttttAGATCAcattgccccctttacagagcagtctcCTTTTAGATCACAttgcccctttacagagcagtccccttttAGATCACAttgcccctttacagagcagtccccttttAGATCACAttgcccctttacagagcagtccccttttAGATCACATTGCCCCTTTACAGAGCAGGGGCTGTCACTGGACTaagaagagaggggaaatcttccattggggacattgGTTCTGCTGATCTCTCTAAAAAGGGATTTACCCCACTTTAAAGaagtttcctcttacttcctgttgtgtgtaGGACAGGAAATATcttcagtgggacacagatggaaaaaaaggaGTTTTAAACATTCCATAATCTATCTAAAAGGAAAAAAGGTTCTGGCTGTAGATATACATTAACACCCACAGTTTTTCTTGACAATAGTGAAACAATTttacagtcacaaaaaaaaaattcaagtgttAATTATTTCCAAATTTTAAATTTTCACATTTCAATAACACTTTAAGCTTGTAAATTAAACTGCATTATCACACACTTCAGAAAGTAATAATACTGCTTAAAATGACACATAACAATGTGGGTGTATTTATAGAAAAAGAATTAGCATAGCTGATTGTCCATTGAAACTACATGTAAATTCATTCTGTGGGAGTGGGGTAAActaatgttctcaggctatatataaaaaaaatgtcaatagggaGAAAATGCtactttatggccactagatggagctgaggaacattcttttttctttgtgctaaatgccatctagtggctataaagTGGTATTCTCTCCATTCACACATTTGAgctgcagagaatatagcctgagaacattcaatGTTGCCCCAATTATACAGAGCTAATTTACATTTTGATGCATGAACAGCTTTGCAAATTGTTTTGAAATACTCCCCTATGTATTAACAGTCATAATTCACCAGGTTCGTTGCTTTCTCCAGGCCTAGTTGTCTCTCACACCTATCTCTGCACTATTATCTTCACAGAGACTGCTTGTAAGAGCAGGCCCATGGATCTGGTATTTATAATTGACAGTTCCCGCAGCGTCCGTCCTCAAGAGTTTGAGAAAGTCAAGATTTTCCTTTCCGATATGATTGATACCCTAGACACGGGCGAAAGGGCAACTCGAGTGGCCGTGGTGAATTATGCCAGTACAGTCAAGATCGAATTCTTTCTAAAGACCCACTTCAATAAAGCTACCATGAAGAATGCAGTCTCTTTGATCAACCCATTATCCACTGGCACCATGACAGGCCTTGCTATACAGACCGCCCTTGAGGAGGCATTTACAGAGCAGTCAGGAGCCCGTCCTGTGTCCCTCAGCATTCCCAAAGTAGCAATCATTGTCACAGATGGAAGACCCCAAGACAGGGTGCAGGATGTAGCTGCCAGGGCTCGGGCCTCTGGAATTCAGATATACGCGGTGGGAGTGGACAGGGCAGACATGCAGTCTCTTAAGTTGATGGCAAGTGAACCACTTGAAGAGCATGTGTTTTATGTGGAGACTTATGGAGTCATTGAAAAACTCACTTCAAAGTTTAAGGAATCTCTTTGTGGTAAGTTGTACACACAGATACACCAAACCAGTGCAATAAGtataaattccaggtatggcagtTTTTACATACActgtattatcaaaagtattgggacacctgcctttacatggacGTGAACTTTAAAGGTGTTGTacaggtagaaggttttttttttattttaatgcattctatgctttaagataaaaaaaaaaagacctcctgTGTGGAACAGCCccacagcaccccctaatacttacctgagccccatctctagccAGGGATGGGCACGAGTCCCTTGGCCATTCAGGACTCTccccctgattggctaagacacagcagcggtgccattacccattgttctatcgtgttgaggtcaggactctgaacagaccagtcctccaccccaaactcgctcatccatgcctttatggaccttgctttgggcactggtccacatcatttggtggaggggggattacggtttggggttgtgtttcaggggttggacaatttcatgctcccaactttgtgggaacagtttggggatggccccttcctgttccaacatgactgcgcaccagtgcacaaataaggtccataaagacatagatgagcgagagtggggtggaggaacttgactgacctgcacagagtcctgacctcaacccgatagaacatctttggggcgaattagagcagagactgcaagccaggccttctcgtccacatcagtacctagcctcacaaatgcacttctggaagaatggtcagatattcccatagacacactcctaaaccttgtggacagccttcccagaagagttgaagctgttatagttgcaaagagtGGTCCAACTTAAaattgaaccctaccgactaagactgggatgccattaaagttcatgtgtgtgtgtgtgtgtgtaaaggcaggcgtcccaaaacttttgataatatagtgtatttacatttgtccagcttggaccaatgtaagtatgtacagtatgtgccatacctgtagtATCTCTTGAATGCTGGAAATCACAGTAgcaggcaccactactacagtgatctccatta from Aquarana catesbeiana isolate 2022-GZ linkage group LG04, ASM4218655v1, whole genome shotgun sequence includes the following:
- the MATN3 gene encoding matrilin-3; translated protein: MIPLLSRAVLFLFVFVLVAVHGTHYRMYGYPIQRSYIFPPPLVHGSAVLPVPRPGVLASPPHAGNVRLKPDTRTLQVNQPTETACKSRPMDLVFIIDSSRSVRPQEFEKVKIFLSDMIDTLDTGERATRVAVVNYASTVKIEFFLKTHFNKATMKNAVSLINPLSTGTMTGLAIQTALEEAFTEQSGARPVSLSIPKVAIIVTDGRPQDRVQDVAARARASGIQIYAVGVDRADMQSLKLMASEPLEEHVFYVETYGVIEKLTSKFKESLCGIDVCALGRHDCEQICVSTATSYQCKCRAGYSLNPDKKTCSRVDFCADGRHDCEHICVATATSYQCKCRNGYILNPDKKTCSRIDVCALGRHDCEQICVSTATSYQCKCRAGYSLNPDRKTCSQEARRVVQQEDPCKCESLIAFQSKVNTYIESLTSKHILYLIYFCFFKTGIYLQSAYVRHHILIISEDIRSDT